The following proteins are encoded in a genomic region of Bosea beijingensis:
- a CDS encoding DUF1285 domain-containing protein has translation MTGPGNAMERLMASLGGGKTRGLPPVERWNPPFCGDLDMRIAADGTWFYMGTPIGRPALVKLFSSVLKREGDDYFLVTPVEKVGISVEDAPFQAVEMQVDGGGDNRTLAFRTQVDDLVCVGPDHALRFARAAQDGLTPYVHVRRGLSARLTRALTYDLLALGEIRDVEGQAMFGIAAATQFYPAVPASEIEGI, from the coding sequence ATGACCGGACCGGGCAATGCGATGGAGCGCCTGATGGCCTCGCTCGGCGGCGGCAAGACGCGCGGCCTGCCGCCGGTCGAGCGCTGGAACCCGCCTTTCTGCGGCGATCTCGACATGCGCATCGCTGCCGACGGTACCTGGTTCTACATGGGTACGCCGATCGGGCGGCCGGCGCTGGTGAAGCTGTTCTCCTCGGTGCTGAAGCGCGAGGGCGACGATTACTTTCTCGTGACCCCGGTCGAGAAGGTCGGGATCAGCGTCGAGGACGCGCCGTTCCAGGCCGTCGAGATGCAGGTCGACGGCGGAGGCGACAACCGGACGCTCGCGTTCCGGACACAGGTCGACGATCTCGTCTGCGTCGGGCCGGACCACGCCCTGCGTTTCGCGCGGGCTGCGCAGGACGGATTGACGCCTTATGTCCATGTCCGGCGTGGCCTCTCGGCCCGGCTGACGCGGGCGTTGACCTATGACCTGCTCGCGCTTGGGGAGATCAGGGACGTCGAAGGGCAGGCAATGTTCGGGATCGCCGCCGCGACGCAGTTTTACCCGGCAGTGCCGGCGAGCGAGATCGAGGGCATCTAG
- a CDS encoding AAA family ATPase — MAAQARANESTSPIDLDTGIVEAAEAALGAIGAARKEIGQVIFGQQKVVDLSLVTLLSGGHGLLVGVPGLAKTKLVEAMGTVLGLAARRVQFTPDLMPSDILGSEVLDESSDGKRHFRFIKGPVFAQLLMADEINRASPRTQSALLQAMQEHHVTVAGERYDLPAPFHVLATQNPIEQEGTYPLPEAQLDRFLLEIDVGYPDREAERRILLETTGAAEYKPSPAMTAETLMSIQRLVRRLPVGDAVVEAILDLVRSARPGEGEASVTDKLSWGPGPRASQSLTLAVRARALVEGRLAPSVDDVAALAIPVLKHRVALTFAARADGETVEGLIGKLVERLG, encoded by the coding sequence ATGGCGGCGCAAGCCCGGGCAAACGAGAGCACTTCGCCGATCGACCTCGACACAGGCATCGTCGAGGCGGCCGAAGCCGCGCTCGGCGCCATCGGCGCGGCGCGCAAGGAAATCGGCCAGGTCATCTTCGGCCAGCAGAAGGTCGTCGACCTCTCGCTGGTGACGCTGCTTTCGGGCGGCCATGGCCTGCTGGTCGGCGTTCCCGGCCTCGCCAAGACCAAGCTCGTCGAGGCGATGGGCACCGTGCTCGGCCTCGCAGCGCGGCGCGTCCAGTTCACGCCGGACCTGATGCCATCGGACATCCTCGGCTCCGAGGTTCTCGACGAATCGAGTGACGGCAAGCGCCATTTCCGCTTCATCAAGGGTCCGGTCTTCGCCCAGTTGCTGATGGCGGACGAGATCAACCGCGCCTCGCCACGCACCCAGTCGGCCCTGCTCCAGGCCATGCAGGAGCACCACGTCACCGTCGCCGGCGAGCGCTACGATCTGCCGGCGCCTTTCCATGTGCTGGCGACGCAAAACCCGATCGAGCAGGAGGGCACCTATCCCCTGCCCGAGGCCCAGCTCGACCGTTTCCTTCTGGAGATCGATGTCGGTTATCCCGACCGCGAGGCCGAGCGCCGCATCCTGCTGGAGACGACCGGCGCCGCCGAATACAAGCCCTCGCCGGCGATGACCGCGGAGACGCTGATGTCGATCCAGCGCCTCGTCCGTCGCCTGCCGGTTGGCGACGCCGTGGTCGAGGCGATTCTCGATCTCGTCCGCTCCGCCCGCCCCGGCGAGGGCGAGGCCTCGGTCACCGACAAGCTCTCCTGGGGTCCTGGTCCGCGCGCCAGCCAGTCGCTGACACTGGCCGTGCGTGCCCGTGCCCTCGTCGAAGGCCGACTCGCCCCATCCGTCGACGATGTCGCGGCACTCGCCATCCCCGTCCTGAAGCACCGCGTCGCGCTCACCTTCGCCGCCCGTGCCGATGGCGAGACGGTCGAGGGCCTGATCGGCAAGCTCGTGGAACGGCTGGGATAG
- a CDS encoding DUF58 domain-containing protein, which translates to MLRTRVLAPSERQPSRPVLTESLDLAARLPRLILESRRVSASIHGIHGRRRSGPGETFWQYRPLVAGEAASRIDWRRSARDGHLFVREREWEASHSIWLWIDRSPSMGFASSLAMTSKLDRALVAGFALAETMVEGGERVGHLGLTRALASRRIVEMLAQAIVADERNASSDLPPEAPLPRLADAIVITDGLSPASALAQRIATLASSGARGHVLLIADPIEETFPFSGQAELFDLEDGLTLRVGDAGAWGDEYRQRLATHREAIAEACRKAGWTLTLHRTDRPASEAVLRIASLVAASRSASGF; encoded by the coding sequence ATGCTGCGCACGCGTGTCCTGGCTCCGAGCGAAAGGCAGCCCTCGCGGCCGGTCCTGACGGAATCGCTCGACCTTGCCGCGCGCCTCCCGCGCCTGATCCTGGAATCGCGCCGCGTCTCCGCCAGCATCCATGGCATCCACGGCCGCCGCCGCTCCGGCCCGGGTGAGACCTTCTGGCAGTACCGCCCGCTGGTCGCCGGCGAAGCGGCCTCGCGCATCGACTGGCGCCGCTCCGCCCGCGACGGCCATCTCTTCGTCCGCGAGCGCGAATGGGAAGCCTCGCATTCGATCTGGCTCTGGATCGACCGATCGCCCTCGATGGGCTTCGCCTCCTCGCTGGCCATGACCTCGAAGCTCGACCGCGCGCTGGTCGCCGGTTTCGCGCTGGCCGAGACGATGGTCGAGGGCGGCGAGCGCGTCGGCCATCTCGGGCTGACACGGGCGCTCGCCTCGCGCCGCATCGTCGAGATGCTGGCGCAGGCGATCGTCGCGGACGAACGCAACGCCTCCTCCGACCTGCCGCCGGAGGCGCCGCTGCCCCGACTGGCCGACGCGATCGTCATCACCGACGGGCTGTCGCCCGCCTCCGCTCTCGCCCAGCGGATCGCGACGCTCGCCTCATCGGGCGCGCGTGGCCATGTCCTGCTGATCGCCGATCCGATCGAGGAGACCTTCCCCTTCAGCGGCCAGGCCGAGCTCTTCGACCTTGAGGACGGGCTGACCCTGCGCGTCGGCGATGCCGGTGCCTGGGGCGATGAGTACCGTCAGCGCCTCGCCACCCATCGCGAGGCCATCGCCGAAGCCTGCCGCAAGGCGGGCTGGACGCTGACGCTGCATCGCACCGACCGCCCCGCCAGCGAAGCGGTGCTGCGCATCGCAAGCCTTGTCGCTGCGTCGCGCAGCGCCTCGGGCTTCTGA
- a CDS encoding DUF4159 domain-containing protein produces the protein MLSALPFSFSAPLALAALALLPALWLILRVTPPRPRRIDFPPLKIMADLIAKRETPAHTPWWLLALRMAVAALAILAVAGPVWNPVRDAAPSRGPVLLLIDNGFGAAIDWSERVAVAESRIAAATREGRPVAVVGLAEAPAAIALAEPRIALDRLRALPLQPHAPDRAAHLQRIEAFLQGSPGAEIVWVADSLAVSDDGSFLARLKQDAEARRLAVHAAPAAQLALSAPENLAGALTVKVLRPTTNAAATGQVRALDLKGLPLGNAPFIFEGSNLETTARLTLPIEVRNAVSRLEIVGERSAGAVALLDDRAKRRRIGLVSGATADTAQPLLSPTYYLSRALQPFAEIREPRQGSTDPIGELLAQNLSVLVLADIGALDRETAEKVTSFVERGGVLLRFAGARLAAASDDLTPVRLRRGGRTLGGGLSWETPRKLAPFTRESPFFGLNISDDIRVSRQILAEPEPNLSRKTWAALEDGTPVVTAERRGDGLIAMVHVTADTTWSNLPLSGLFVDMLRKIVNLAGNGPAAVETQSDDKRVETLSPARVLDGIGQFRTAPATAQPVARNYAGRATLAHPPGLYGPTDGSLAVNALTPTDTLTALDLASLGVTVLPIDEPVARDIRPPLLVLALLLLVIDTLATLWLGGRLSLGRLRKAAVPAAILLTFAASFALTPDTARAQQPAPNAQADTRPPIPRALLANGAMTRLAYVVTGDKPVDDMSKAGLTGLNTVLGARTALEPGEPVGVSVERDELAFFPVLYWPIVAGRPLPSAETLRKLEAYMKGGGLVIFDTRDAMSARPGGGTTPEGDQLKRMLQTLDIPELEPLPRDHVLTKTFYILDELVGRYDTGTTWVETLPPADSDGRRPARAGDNVSPIVITANDLAAAWAIDRRGEGLVPLSGGDPRQREMALRGGVNLVMYALTGNYKADQVHVPALLERLGQ, from the coding sequence ATGCTCAGCGCCCTGCCCTTCAGCTTCTCCGCCCCGCTCGCTCTCGCCGCGCTCGCATTGCTGCCGGCGCTCTGGCTGATCCTGCGGGTGACGCCGCCGCGTCCGCGCCGCATCGACTTCCCGCCGCTGAAGATCATGGCGGACCTGATCGCCAAGCGCGAGACGCCGGCCCATACGCCCTGGTGGCTGCTCGCCCTGCGCATGGCGGTGGCCGCGCTCGCGATCCTCGCCGTCGCCGGCCCGGTCTGGAATCCTGTGCGCGATGCCGCACCCTCGCGCGGTCCCGTTCTGCTGCTGATCGATAACGGCTTCGGCGCCGCGATCGACTGGTCCGAGCGTGTCGCGGTCGCGGAATCGCGCATCGCCGCCGCCACACGCGAAGGCCGCCCCGTCGCCGTGGTCGGCCTCGCCGAAGCGCCGGCCGCCATAGCGTTGGCCGAGCCCCGCATCGCGCTTGACCGTCTGCGCGCGCTCCCGCTCCAGCCGCACGCGCCCGACCGCGCCGCCCACCTCCAGCGCATCGAAGCCTTCCTGCAGGGCTCCCCCGGCGCCGAGATTGTCTGGGTCGCCGATAGCCTCGCCGTCTCCGACGATGGCAGTTTCCTCGCCCGCCTGAAGCAGGACGCCGAAGCCCGCCGCCTCGCTGTTCATGCCGCCCCGGCCGCGCAGCTTGCTCTCTCCGCGCCGGAGAACCTCGCGGGCGCCCTGACCGTCAAGGTGCTGCGCCCGACCACGAACGCCGCCGCGACGGGACAGGTCCGCGCGCTCGATCTCAAGGGCCTGCCGCTCGGCAACGCCCCCTTCATCTTCGAGGGCAGCAATCTGGAGACGACAGCCCGCCTGACCTTGCCGATCGAGGTCCGCAACGCCGTCTCGCGGCTGGAGATCGTCGGCGAGCGCAGTGCCGGCGCCGTGGCGCTGCTCGACGACCGGGCCAAGCGTCGCCGCATCGGCCTCGTCTCCGGCGCGACCGCCGACACCGCGCAGCCCTTGCTGTCGCCGACCTATTACCTCTCCCGCGCACTCCAGCCCTTCGCCGAGATTCGCGAGCCGCGGCAGGGCTCGACCGACCCGATCGGCGAATTGCTGGCTCAGAATCTCTCGGTGCTGGTCCTCGCCGATATCGGCGCGCTCGACCGTGAGACGGCCGAGAAGGTCACCAGCTTCGTCGAGCGCGGCGGCGTGCTGCTGCGCTTCGCCGGCGCCCGCCTCGCAGCCGCTTCCGACGACCTGACGCCCGTGCGCCTGCGTCGCGGCGGCCGTACGCTAGGCGGTGGCCTCTCCTGGGAAACGCCGCGCAAGCTCGCGCCCTTCACCCGCGAGAGCCCCTTCTTCGGCCTGAATATCAGCGACGACATCCGCGTCAGCCGCCAGATCCTGGCCGAGCCGGAGCCCAATCTCTCCCGCAAGACCTGGGCGGCCTTGGAGGACGGCACGCCCGTCGTCACCGCCGAGCGACGCGGCGACGGTCTGATCGCCATGGTCCATGTCACCGCCGACACCACCTGGTCGAACCTTCCGCTCTCGGGCCTCTTCGTCGACATGCTCCGCAAGATCGTCAATCTCGCCGGCAACGGCCCCGCCGCAGTCGAAACCCAGAGCGACGACAAGCGCGTCGAGACCTTGTCGCCGGCCCGCGTGCTCGACGGCATCGGCCAGTTCCGCACGGCGCCTGCAACGGCCCAGCCGGTGGCGCGCAACTATGCCGGCCGCGCGACGCTCGCCCACCCGCCCGGCCTCTACGGCCCGACAGACGGCTCGCTCGCCGTCAACGCGTTGACGCCGACCGACACGCTCACGGCGCTCGACCTCGCGAGCCTCGGCGTCACCGTGCTGCCGATCGACGAGCCGGTGGCGCGCGACATCCGTCCGCCGCTGCTGGTTCTCGCCCTGCTGCTGCTCGTTATCGACACGCTGGCGACACTCTGGCTCGGTGGCCGTCTCAGCCTCGGCCGCCTGCGCAAGGCGGCCGTGCCGGCTGCGATCCTGCTCACGTTCGCGGCCTCCTTCGCGCTGACGCCCGATACCGCCCGCGCCCAGCAGCCCGCGCCGAACGCGCAGGCCGATACCCGCCCACCAATTCCCCGTGCCCTGCTCGCCAATGGCGCGATGACCCGGCTGGCCTATGTCGTCACCGGCGACAAGCCCGTCGACGACATGTCCAAGGCGGGCCTCACCGGCCTCAACACCGTGCTCGGCGCCCGCACGGCACTGGAGCCGGGCGAGCCGGTCGGCGTCAGCGTCGAGCGCGACGAACTCGCGTTCTTCCCCGTGCTCTACTGGCCGATCGTCGCCGGCCGGCCGCTGCCTTCGGCCGAGACGTTGCGCAAGCTCGAAGCCTATATGAAGGGCGGCGGCCTCGTGATCTTCGACACACGCGATGCGATGAGTGCGCGCCCCGGCGGCGGCACCACGCCCGAGGGCGACCAGCTCAAGCGCATGCTGCAGACGCTCGACATTCCCGAGCTGGAGCCGTTGCCACGCGACCACGTCCTGACCAAGACCTTCTACATCCTCGATGAGCTCGTCGGCCGCTACGATACCGGCACGACCTGGGTCGAGACCCTGCCGCCCGCCGATAGCGACGGCCGCCGCCCTGCCCGTGCCGGTGACAACGTCTCGCCCATCGTCATCACCGCCAACGATCTCGCCGCCGCCTGGGCGATCGATCGGCGCGGCGAAGGGCTGGTGCCGCTATCCGGCGGCGATCCGCGCCAGCGCGAGATGGCGCTCCGCGGCGGCGTCAACCTTGTGATGTACGCGCTCACCGGCAACTACAAGGCCGATCAGGTCCATGTCCCGGCCCTGCTCGAGCGCCTGGGACAATAG
- a CDS encoding GNAT family N-acetyltransferase: MTSLPLTIRHELPVDAAAIERLHERAFGPGRFARTAFRLREGVPPDHALSFAAHVGTFLVGSVKVTAVLAGGHKALMLGPLTVDPAFEGRGIGAALMNRSIESAREAGHDLIMLIGDAPYYARFGFKVLPPGQLVLPGPADPARFLALELVEGVLKQRSGAVTSMRFSSDA; encoded by the coding sequence ATGACATCCCTGCCTCTGACCATCCGCCACGAACTCCCCGTGGACGCCGCCGCGATCGAGCGACTGCATGAGCGCGCTTTCGGCCCCGGCCGCTTCGCGCGCACCGCCTTCCGCCTGCGCGAGGGCGTCCCGCCCGACCACGCCCTGTCCTTCGCCGCCCATGTCGGCACCTTCCTCGTCGGCTCGGTGAAGGTGACGGCGGTTCTCGCCGGCGGCCACAAGGCGCTGATGCTCGGACCGCTGACCGTCGATCCCGCCTTCGAGGGAAGGGGCATCGGGGCGGCGCTGATGAACCGTTCGATCGAGTCAGCGCGCGAGGCCGGACACGACCTGATCATGCTGATCGGGGACGCGCCCTATTACGCCCGCTTCGGCTTCAAGGTGCTGCCGCCCGGCCAGCTCGTGCTGCCGGGGCCGGCTGATCCGGCGCGTTTCCTCGCGCTCGAGCTGGTCGAGGGCGTGCTGAAGCAGCGCAGCGGGGCGGTGACCTCGATGCGCTTCAGCTCTGACGCTTGA
- a CDS encoding argininosuccinate lyase gives MSGYKPLAAALLLAATALPAHAQQPAPPKEPVRDEFFWLGEINKASTVINAEQGLLDRALAPKLAQGIAKVLEAGNQPGARRPSTVITFEPLMIKEAGVEVTLIHAGRSSQDMHATYRAAIMRDRLLTLAERLNQATRTMVELAATHRDTVVPNYTNGVAAQPNSYGHYLLGLAAGLDRDAQRIRETYARVDRSPMGTTVLNGTSWPLDRQRMADYLGFAGLVENAYDASQIAAADLPVEVGGIVTGIALHVGGFIEDVMTQYAQSRPWIILREGGGNTYVSSAMPQKRNPGLLNGTREDASTALSLAMGPVFRAHNIPPGMPDAKDAKTNSAMTDSATKALQGLDRILKALAIDPERALEELNSDWTASQELADVLMRKYKLPFRAGHHFASEVVDYAKLNNIKPTEFPYAQAQAIYRKAAPEMGLAAADLPMSEAEFRATLDPVAIIRNRATSGGPQPAEMDRMLAEAKQRLDRQDTWIKDRRAKITAGLAKLDADFGALAKSAN, from the coding sequence ATGTCCGGATATAAGCCGCTCGCCGCCGCCCTGCTTCTGGCGGCGACTGCCCTGCCTGCTCATGCCCAGCAACCGGCGCCGCCGAAGGAGCCCGTCCGCGACGAGTTCTTCTGGCTCGGCGAGATCAACAAGGCGAGCACGGTCATCAATGCCGAGCAGGGCCTGCTCGACCGGGCGCTGGCGCCGAAGCTCGCACAGGGCATCGCCAAGGTCCTCGAGGCCGGCAACCAGCCCGGCGCAAGGCGGCCTTCCACCGTCATCACCTTCGAGCCCCTGATGATCAAGGAAGCCGGGGTCGAGGTCACGCTGATCCATGCCGGCCGCTCCAGCCAGGACATGCATGCGACCTATCGCGCCGCGATCATGCGAGACCGGCTCCTGACCTTGGCAGAGCGCCTCAACCAGGCGACGCGGACGATGGTCGAGCTCGCCGCGACACATCGCGACACGGTCGTGCCCAACTACACCAACGGCGTCGCCGCGCAGCCCAACAGCTACGGTCATTACCTGCTCGGCCTCGCCGCCGGGCTCGATCGCGACGCGCAGCGCATTCGCGAGACCTATGCCCGCGTCGATCGCTCGCCGATGGGCACGACGGTGCTGAACGGCACGAGCTGGCCGCTCGATCGCCAGCGCATGGCGGATTATCTCGGCTTCGCCGGCCTCGTCGAGAACGCCTATGACGCCTCGCAGATCGCCGCGGCCGACCTGCCCGTGGAGGTCGGCGGCATCGTCACCGGCATCGCGCTGCATGTCGGCGGCTTCATCGAGGACGTGATGACGCAATATGCGCAGTCGCGCCCCTGGATCATCCTGCGCGAAGGCGGCGGCAATACCTATGTCTCCAGCGCCATGCCGCAGAAGCGCAATCCGGGCCTGTTGAACGGCACGCGTGAGGATGCCTCTACCGCGCTCTCGCTGGCGATGGGACCGGTCTTCAGGGCGCATAATATCCCGCCCGGCATGCCCGACGCGAAGGACGCCAAAACCAACAGCGCCATGACCGACAGCGCGACCAAGGCCCTGCAGGGGCTCGACCGCATCCTGAAGGCGCTCGCCATCGACCCCGAACGCGCGCTCGAAGAACTCAACAGCGACTGGACGGCCTCGCAGGAGCTCGCCGACGTGCTGATGCGGAAATACAAACTGCCCTTCCGCGCCGGCCACCATTTCGCGTCGGAGGTCGTCGACTACGCCAAGCTCAACAACATCAAGCCGACCGAGTTTCCCTATGCGCAGGCACAGGCGATCTACCGCAAGGCCGCACCGGAAATGGGGCTCGCCGCTGCCGATCTGCCGATGAGCGAAGCCGAGTTCCGCGCGACGCTCGACCCCGTCGCGATTATCAGGAATCGCGCCACCTCTGGCGGTCCGCAGCCGGCCGAGATGGACCGGATGCTGGCCGAGGCGAAGCAGCGGCTCGACCGGCAGGATACCTGGATCAAGGACAGGCGCGCGAAGATCACGGCAGGTCTGGCCAAGCTCGACGCCGATTTCGGCGCGCTGGCGAAGAGCGCGAACTGA
- a CDS encoding NUDIX domain-containing protein, translating into MQSAPPPPAADPEKPRTPAQRLLTWLLHLYFRFARGMTLGVRAVVLNERGEVFLIRHTYVPGWHFPGGGVEVGETAELSLERELSEEACIAPTERPVLHGLFFNRRISRRDHVAVYILRQFRVESIKQPDREIAEAGFFPLDNLPDGTTPATRRRLAEITSGQPPSTEW; encoded by the coding sequence ATGCAATCAGCGCCGCCGCCGCCAGCCGCCGATCCGGAGAAGCCGCGCACGCCTGCGCAGCGCCTGCTGACGTGGCTGCTGCATCTTTATTTCCGCTTCGCGCGGGGCATGACCCTCGGCGTGCGCGCCGTCGTGCTGAACGAGCGCGGCGAGGTCTTCCTGATCCGCCACACCTATGTGCCCGGCTGGCATTTTCCGGGTGGAGGGGTCGAGGTCGGAGAGACGGCGGAATTGTCGCTGGAGCGCGAATTGTCGGAGGAGGCGTGCATCGCTCCGACCGAACGACCTGTCCTGCATGGGCTGTTCTTCAACCGGAGGATCTCGCGCCGCGATCATGTCGCCGTCTATATCCTGCGCCAGTTCCGGGTCGAATCCATCAAGCAGCCGGATCGCGAGATCGCGGAGGCCGGCTTCTTCCCGCTCGATAATCTGCCGGACGGCACGACGCCGGCGACGCGGCGGCGGCTGGCGGAGATCACGTCCGGGCAACCGCCTTCAACGGAGTGGTGA
- a CDS encoding metallophosphoesterase family protein: protein MFKLAHLSDPHLGPLAGFSLHQLFGKRATGYVNWRRKRRHAHDMDILARIVADIHAQAPNHVACTGDVAHIGLPDEFKTAIAFLDELGPRETVSFVPGNHDAYARSSLKPLAGLLAPWIADDEGKAGYPWYRRRDQVALIGVNSGVPTLPLMATGRVGSEQIARTEALLDRARDEGLIRVVLIHHPPYVGGAKRGRELVDAAAFEAMLKRKGADLVLHGHNHSFSLAWRPGLRRDVPIIGVPSASIGPRGHGELGTWHLFRIDGDAKEPAITLEQRGFEPDGTVILRQEITLTKAT from the coding sequence GTGTTCAAGCTCGCGCATCTGTCCGACCCGCATCTCGGCCCGCTCGCCGGGTTTTCGCTGCATCAGCTCTTCGGCAAGCGCGCGACGGGTTACGTCAACTGGCGCCGCAAGCGCCGGCACGCCCATGACATGGATATCCTGGCGCGCATCGTCGCCGATATCCACGCTCAGGCGCCCAACCATGTCGCCTGCACCGGCGACGTCGCCCATATCGGCCTGCCCGACGAATTCAAGACCGCCATCGCCTTTCTCGACGAGCTCGGCCCGCGCGAGACCGTGAGCTTCGTGCCGGGCAATCACGATGCCTATGCCCGCTCCTCGCTGAAGCCGCTGGCCGGCCTGCTCGCGCCCTGGATCGCCGATGACGAGGGCAAGGCCGGCTACCCCTGGTATCGCCGCCGCGACCAGGTCGCGCTGATTGGCGTCAATAGCGGAGTGCCGACCCTCCCCCTGATGGCGACCGGCCGCGTCGGCAGCGAGCAGATCGCCCGCACCGAGGCGCTGCTGGACCGCGCCCGCGACGAAGGGCTGATCCGCGTCGTGCTGATCCATCACCCGCCCTATGTCGGCGGCGCCAAGCGCGGCCGCGAACTGGTCGATGCCGCCGCCTTCGAGGCGATGCTGAAGCGCAAGGGAGCAGACCTCGTCCTGCACGGCCATAATCACAGCTTCTCGCTGGCCTGGCGGCCCGGCCTGCGCCGCGACGTGCCGATCATCGGCGTGCCCTCGGCCTCTATCGGCCCGCGCGGCCATGGCGAGCTCGGCACCTGGCATCTCTTCCGCATCGACGGCGACGCAAAAGAACCGGCGATCACGCTGGAGCAGCGCGGCTTCGAGCCGGACGGCACGGTGATTCTTCGCCAGGAGATCACTCTGACGAAAGCCACCTGA